TTCATTACTTAGATGGACAACACTGCAGTATTACGTTGGTTGGATGACATTGGCCTTCCACAGCACAAGGAATCCTTCCATAATGCCAAAGTCGACGGTCGAGTTTTACATAGACTAACGACAGAAGATTTGTTGTTGCTCAACGTTACTGCCCAATTACATGCAGCAAGTTTGAGGCGTGGCATTCAGGTAATTTATCTAAATAAACCTCCAATtcaataaaacaatatttagcACATTACTAGCAGAAAATATACGAATTTTGTAGGTATTGCGAGAATTGAATTTCGAATACGACAATTTAGAGCGCCGATCTGTAAGTGAAAACGGATTGAACGAGGATTTCGATGGCGAGAAAGTAAAGAATCGAGTAGCTTTGTGGACGAATCACAGGGTGATGGAATGGCTTCGCGTCGTCGACCTTGCTGAGTATGCCCCGAATATGCGTGGCTCGGGTGTTCACGGTGGCCTTATGGTTTACGAACATCGCTTTACATCAGAATTATTAGCAACTTTGCTCAGCATACCTCCAGCTAAGACGTTGCTACGACGACACCTGACTACTCACTTTAATCAAATCGTCGGTAGGGAAGTTGTTCAACAGAAGAGAGAAATGGAAAATACACTTGGCTTTATGCCGCTTACACTAACAGCTAGATTAAAGGTCTATACTTACATTTTTAcctctttctctttgtttgtattttcatTAGTAATAACAATACCAATTTCAATATAGATACCCAAAAGAACACAGTTCACGTTGAAACGgaagaaaagtaaaaatgaagtGGACTTCGGAAACCTGGTCTGCCCGCTTGAAGAATCGCCACCAGGTACACCATCAGTGCCCTCACCAAATTCAGGCAGCCTTAATCTCAGCTCACCTACATtttaacaaaacaaaaatcacaGATTCATTCAAGCTGTCATCTAAAACTAATCTGTAAGTTCTAACTCCActaatgattaaaaaaaacattaacactcgtgtattttttttattttgttctttttttcattttgacaTTTTGTATCAACGATCAGGCTTTTATTCTTGACCAGAGCTCCTGAAAATAGTAATATTTATTTCTACATCTATAAATCGATGCTTTggttgtataattattttattaatgctttTCAAATATTAACATTCATTCtttaacaattaatttaaCTGGATTTCTTAGCATTCGTATTTAAAAGCTTATTTaacactttttttaatttcatcatTTTATTAGCTTTCATTTTTTCTGGGAATGCTTAAAATTTGTAAAGGACATAGtctattacttgattagttTCAGACACGGAAAATGGAGAAAACAGACGAGTAATTAGCTGCATATGAAGAATGTAATTAAAAGGGAGATAAGTTTGATGAGCAAAGTTGTTTGCATAtgcatatataaaaaaatatatatttttatcatataaaatatttagaaGAGTATACCATTTGTAGCGTGGGAAATTCATTTGTgcctaaaatataaaataactttaCTTAAGTATTGAGTAGCTGTAGCAATAATtcttatattaaatatttaggcAGCTTAGGGACCACGTTCTGCTAACCACAGACAGTGcgattttaaacattttttaaaaagacgataaatttgcattttgTAAACGATATACACCGACAGACTTTTTTGACAATTAGTATGTATACAAGTTTGTAAGTATTTTTCCTATTGGAACTATAATAATTCGAcatgtaaaagaaaaattgaatcatctaatttgttataaattatatatttatataaaactgTATACAAGATTATGTacacaagtaataataatttttttgaacccgaataatttttgtatttcattgaaatagtacacattacgatacgtgtgacttaaatagttctttttttacacggcgcagttaaaactgaaccatttaagtcaagagtatcgtataaaattttatatcgcAGATTGCTAAAGttcgcaagtctcgcctattcgtgactaaagtagtccttatttgcaccgtgagatTAGCATACGAGCGTAGCGAATGTGATGAACACATtgaacacggtgcaaaaaaggactactttagtcgtgacttaacagcggattttagccacactgtgctatgaACATCTTTAACACTGCGATAAGCGATTTCCAAAGTCCAAACGCATATATGATGTGAAATAGTTGGGAAATTGTAGTTTGTAGTGCAACTAATCGACGAGATGGGGCGACACTGCGGGAGGATTGAGGCAGGTTGCCAATGGCGGCAATGTTGGGAGAGTGCGGTCTTGTTGTGTTATGGGTTCATGTCGTTATGGCCAGATTTTCCCGCGCTTGCGGCTATACACCGACGCTTTTGCCAAAAGTCTTTGATATATTTACAATGTTTGATCAGCGATAGCTGttagataattttatttttgttaaagaAAACGCTGAAATACGCAAACTTTGATCAAACTTACAGAACTTAGTAAATCCACTTTAGTAGAAACTAAAATAAGAAAGTTTTGTAGTCTGTTGATTCTTTGACTGTAGTTACATTCTTTGAAGGATCTCGTATTATCAAAACCTATAACAATGGATAATTTTGAGGAGGATCAGAGATCCAAAGACTTGGAGAATCAATACAGCAACTTCTTGGATGATGAGgtaaataattgtttgttaATAGATTAATATTAGTTGAGTGTATTCAATTAcagtatatatttaaaatttgtccTATACTTATAGCAAGACCAAGGAACGTATACAGGTTTAGTGAAAAATATGATAGAGGAAAAGAAGTATAGattaattgtaaatattaatgATCTTCGAAAGAAAAATCCTGAACGAGCTGCTAGGTATTTTGTATTACaaagatataaaaatataattgttcAAAGTAAtcatttaaaaacaattgttACAGTTTACTAAACTCATCCTTTGAAGAGCTGATACCCTTTCAAAAAGCGTTAAAGAATTGTGTGAGTGTTATCGACACAGAATATGCCAAAGGAAATACTGAATTTTTTGTCGGCTTTGAAGGCAGTTTTGGTAATAAGCATACAACTCCAAGAACATTAACTTCTAAATATTTAGGAAACATGGTATGCGTGGAAGGAATTGTTGTCAAATGTCAGTATTTAttctattttgtaataataaatataaacttGAATGTTAACATAagctaaatttattttctgtatTTCAGGTTCTCTGGTCAGACCAAAAGTAGTTAGAAGTGTTCATTATTGCAGTGTTACAGAAAGCATTGTTGAGAGAGCATATAGTGATTTGACATCTTTCGAGGCATTTCCAGCATCTGCTGTGTATCCTACACAGGTAGTTTAGAAATTTCAATTTGTCAaacgtttaaataaatttaagtgctattatatattatttataatttgtgCTTACAGGACGAAGACGGAAATCCTCTGGAAACTGAATACGGTATTTCTACATACAAAGATCATCAAACACTTACTATTCAAGAAATGCCTGAAAAAGCTCCAGCTGGTCAATTACCAAGAAGTGTTGACGTAGTATGTGATGATGATTTAGTAGACCTATGTAAACCAGGAGACAGAATACAAGTTGTAGGAAATTACCGCTGCCTTCCAGCTAAAAAGAATGGATATACCTCAGGTGCCTTTAGGTAACtatcttttttattcaattttcaatgtaGCATTCTGATCTGCTCAAGTGTTTCAGTAAAAGATATGTCTATAATATTTGTTATGTTTTAGAACTGTTTTGATAgctaataatatttcacaacTGTCAAAAGAAGCAGAATTACATATTTCTCACGATGACGTGACATTGTGTAAAAATCTTTCTAAAAGCAAagcacaaaaaaatatttttgaactGCTGAGTAAATCTCTAGCCCCGTCGATTCACGGCCATGAATATGttaaaaaagcaattttgtGTCTGTTACTGGGTGgtactgaaaaaatattagCCAATGGCACCAGACTTAGAGGGTGTGTATTCAACTTTGTCATCATTTTTTCATAAGTATTAAAACAGTTACTTAACAATCAAATTTCGTATTTCATTAGAGATATAAATGTACTTTTGATTGGAGATCCGTCAGTGGCAAAGTCCCAGCTACTGCGATACGTACTGAGCATTGCACCTCGCGCAATCACGACCACTGGTCGAGGATCATCTGGTGTTGGTCTGACGGCTGCCGTGACATCCGACACAGAAACTGGTGAGCGCAGATTAGAAGCCGGTGCTATGGTCTTGGCTGATCGAGGTGTCATCTGCATCGACGAGTTTGATAAAATGTCGGATATCGACAGAACAGCCATTCACGAAGTTATGGAACAAGGCCGAGTAACCATTGCCAAAGCAGGAATTCACGCAAGCTTAAACGCCAGATGCTCGGTATTGGCAGCTGCGAATCCCGTGTACGGACGCGTAAGTTGAGATTACTAATGTAATCTTTCAAGTTTAAAATAACAACTTTTACAAAATCCCCCTTCTTTTGCAGTACGATCAATATAAATCTCCTATGGAAAACATTGGGTTACAAGATTCGCTGCTTTCTCGATTCGATTTGTTATTTGTTATGCTTGATACAATAGATGCGGATGTCGATCATATCATCAGCGATTTTGTCGTTCGCATGCATAGATATCGTAATCCTGCAGAGCAAGAAGGCGAAGCACTGCCGTTTAATGTTGGACTGGAATATCTTAGTACTAAAAATCCTGATGCAGAAGATttacaagaagaagaaactcAAGTTTATGAAACGTACGATCCACTCTTGCATGGAAAGTCCCGCAAGAAAAGGTAAATCTTAATCTTAATCTTAATAATCGTAAAGATTGATacgattacaaaaaaaaatgttcttttcAGCGATCAAATTTTGACGGTCAAGTTCATGAGAAAATACATACATATTGCTCGCTGCATGAAACCAAAGCTTACGGAAGAAGCTTGTCAGTGCATTACAGAAGAGTATTCTCGACTTAGATCAGAGGAAGGAGTGGAGGACAACGTTGCAAGGGTAAGactgaataaattattcatgttTAAAAACAACTCAACATTGAGAAATCGTAATAAATTCCTTTCTACAGACTCAACCAATAACTCCTCGAACGTTGGAAACAATGATTCGGTTATCAACCGCTCACGCTAAAGCTCGTTTATCCAAAAACGTAACCAAGGAAGATGCACGAGCTGCTATCGCATTGGTGCAATACGCATACTTCAAGAAAGTTTTGGATAAAGATAAGAAGAGGCGTAGGAAAGACAGCGAAGCTGACAGTGATATAGAAGATGAAGTCGAAGAAGCACACAGAAAGCCCAAGCGtacgaaaaaacaaaatcctCCACCTGGAGAACCCGGTCACGATCCTTACGCTTACGAtgaggatgatgatgattattCTCACGTAGACCAAGTAGTTGAGCAGGCAATGCGTGATCAAACTAAACCTTTACCAAAAGGTACGCAAGACGCTGTTACTAAAGTTGCGTCACAAGAAATCGACAGTCAGAGGTATGTACTTCTGTTATTTATATCTTTTCCTTTTATATATTATCTAAATACACTTAGAACGCCTACTAAATAATGCCAATCTTTTTAGGATGCAAGAATTCACTAAATTACTGTTAAAAATGTTCCAAGAGAAAAGAACGGATAATTTGACATTGAACGATGTTCATGAACATGCCAATTCGAAAATGTCATCTCCGTTCTCTGAAGATGAAATCAAAGCAGCCCTCCATAAAATGTCAGATGAGAACAAAATTATGGTCGCTGatgataatataattttaatttaatgttggtatatattttattcatttgaattaattttattaactttttatcTTTTGTAATTATGTAATTCGTGTTTATTGCGCGAAAGACAATCAAGTATTGATttcttcaaaataaaataggtatcgacattttttaaataattgataaagCTTAATTCTAATGGTATAGCTATGTTTATTAGCTctaacataattatttttatacattacttcagtatttatttaacgATGATCAACATACGTCGCAATAACAAATATCCTTACGATAAAATTTCTACATGATCAATTTTCAATAGTCTTcatgtatacctgtatacacATGTATTATAATTGTAGCTTAATATCAACTACGATTCACTGTTACATGCTTTCAAGTCACAGTTAAACTTTAACTATGCATTAAACAAGCTTATGATTCTGCACTTTCTAAGTTTAGAATTTCCATATAAAATTAACATACGAGAGTCCAAATATTATACCTTATaagatatattatattttttggctCATACTTAGACCGTCAAAGAAGCGCACCGATCACGCTTTATTcaactttcttttttaaatcttcATCTCAATAAGgctttataatttatcaaaaaataataacaatcatagtatacatatagccAGCTAACGAAAAagacaaatttaaaaataaagtttagCTATCATTATAATATACGTGTACAGGACGGCTAAACTCGTGCAAATATTACTCAGAAATGAAGGaataatatcaaattataacgTGAATCTCTCTATTCGCgaaatcgaatttttcaatgatTATTTGGTCAGTCATTTGGGCTCCGTTTGGTAAATATTGCCTCGTGTGCATCATCATACACTATCATATGCTataaatgatttatttataaaaatatatgaaatttaAATCTAAGGGTTTTTGTAGGCATATCCACAGTAGGTTGGAATTTTCTCTAAGCAATATGAGCATGTACGATGATGCACGATAATTTCTAAAATACTTGCGTGCGTTTGACGGGCAAGAGTTATTAGATACCTGTCAGagtctgtgtgcgtgtgcattCGTTTGACATATGACTTTtggagttttcatttttttttaacaattatcaTCACTTGAGTCACTGCTGTAGGCTAGTTGCTCTCGCCACCAGTCGCGTACCTCGACCATGACGCTGCTCACCTTCGGAGGTGACATTTTTGCGCTAAGGCACTCTCTGGGGGGTCGAGGCTGCTCACTTCCTTCGGTCACATGTGGCagattattttttgcaacagAAGCTGCAATGCATCGAAATTCTTATATGTATTTCATTCTGTCCATGTTCAACGCCGCTATGTGTTGACATTAAAAGAAATAGAGAACTTACGAGTTGGCCTGCTATTTCTCTTTTTCGAGGCCgctattctctctttctcggatTTCACAGATGCCGGGTCGGATAAAGTCGGAGCCAAGTACTTTCTTCCAGAACCACTGCCGATGCTGTCGGACCTAGGCAGTCCCACCGCTTTTTTGCCTCTGTACCGGAGTCCTTCTGCATCCTGAAATATCGAAacattcttattattattttcaacatcCAGACTCGGCGATTATTCATTGAATTTATCATTCGGCTGACCTTTGATTCTGCTTCCTCTTCGCGTTCAGCTGCcgcgctttcttttttctcctccgcaTGCTCTTGGGCAGCTGTCGCTGTCAGGTCATTCGTTGCTCTCAATCCGGCTATTAGGCTGTTTTGATGCTTCTAAAGTTCACCAATACGTTATATCTTCAACCATCTTGATTTATTGTAATAATCAATATTTATGAGATACTTACGCCAACGGctcgtatttttttcaagCAACCTTCCAGCCACGTTCTTATAGTCTGTTTAGCAACTTCCTCTTCGATGATGTATTCGAATTCTTCTCGGGCTAGCAGTTCTTCCAGTTGTAAAGCTTTTCTTATATCCACTGATCGATATGATAGCATGCTTTCATGAAAAAACGACGAATCATCagtttcattcatattttcctAAGGaactgaataaaaataaataaacaatcgaTCTTACTTAATCACATCGTGGAAAGTAACATCTTCTCCGTTATGCAACCTTTCCAGTTCGTAACACATGTATTTGAACAGTAGCCTATCCTTCTGGGGGTCGGTTTCCAATCGCCCTTTCAGTAAACGCAAAATGAATTTAACACGCCGTACCGGAATCACTCCTCTCTGATGAATGTCTACCACATTCCAGGTATTTTGGAAATTTCGAATGTCAGCGTAAGACAATAAGGCGTCCTCTTCGTTGGAGTAGAAGAGGGAAAAGTTCTCCATGataatagctggaaaaatacAAAACGCAAAGATTATTTTCTACCCAATGGGTATACAGCTCATATCTAATAGCGATTGTTCTTTAAGTCTTACCCACTAGAAGGTTCAGAACTATATAAGTAATTATAACGTAGAATGTGCAAAAGTAAATCAAAGATGCATGAAAATTTCCACAATCCGTTTCCCAGTAGTTGGCAGCTGGGGTACAATAAGGGGGTTGAACCATGCAATCGTGCATGATTTTGTTCCAATCTTCGCCGGTGACAATTCGAAAGAGCATGGCCACACCGGTCACTGGTGATTCGAAGTTAGCTCGTCTTCCGATTCCCTCGCCGTATTTTACTGTACCGAATATTATGGTACCGGCGAGTGCATAGAAGAATACAAGGAGGAACATTCCGAATATGATGAAGAAACTCTTGCATACGGAGACGCCGACCGTCAACATTAACATTTTCAAGGTGGTGTGCTTGCCCGTGATGGTGAAGAATCTCAGAATAACAACCATGAAACCAATAACGTAGGAAAGGTCGTTCTGCAAAAACTTACATTAGGTTGTTTGCTGAAATTATTAGTGAATATGTGAAAACTTTATAACTACCTTCATAGTTCCATGAATAACGATCCATACGACTCCAACGACTGTGACTAGAAGATCGTAACGATTTCTCCTGGACTGCCAGTAACCGCGTGGAGTGAACGCGATGTTTTTCATCACGACTTCAACGAGAAATATCAAAGTGAGAATCGTGGATACCGTTGCGAGAGGCTGAGTATGTTCCTCTTCGATCCTCCACTGAAAAATTAACAAGCTATTGATCTGTGCTCTCTTTATCATTACAGTGGTTGTTACTGGAAATGCAACATTACCGAAACACACAGCAAAGAACTGTTAATCAAAACCATCACTGCAATAAAACGCTTGAAATAAATGTTCTGTGTGATATCGTAGATGAAAGCGCGAAATTTCTTTCCATCGGGTCTCGGCGGTAGATGCAACGGTTGAGCGATTTTCAATCTCTTTTTCAAATCGCACCTTAATGAACAATATTACTTAGTTTTGATGGTATAGGTGTAATTAGATCTTACTATAGTAGTAACTCTCATGCGTACCATCTTCTTTGGTCGACTGTAAGTAGTGCCGTGCCTTTGTTCTCTGAATAGTTGGCAATTACCACACCGACGAACAGTGTCAAGCCAATCATGCAGCCAAGGAAAATGTAGATGTGGATGTAAATCGCGTGGACCTGCAAGTTAAATTTACGTTAAAAGAAGACGCATTTAATTCTCATTGCGAAGCGCCTAATCGATATATGACTTACAGGTCCCAGAGCTTTAATCAGCACATCTCTAACATCGAGCCAACCCTTAAAAGATAGAACTTCAAACAGCGCCAATATTGCGTCACCTATATTATCAAAATTGAAGCGTCTGGGATTTGCCCTGTAAAATTTAATCGTTATCAACTGTAATGATTATTAAGGCGTTTTATTGAATCCAATTAGAAATCGAATACTTGCCATACGCGAGGCACAAGAATAGAGGGATAGCTCTCGTTCTGTCCTGGCTGAAGCTTCATCTTGGTGACGAAGACCCTACGCATGAAAACACCAACACATTCCTCGCGTTTGAGAATTGTCGGATCGTTGCAACGGGCCAGTCTACCCCCGTACAGCTGGACTCCGTAAAGTGCAAACACAAACATCAGAAGAATCAAGAGGATGGATACGAGAAGAATCTCTTTGAAACCTCTGCACAGCTCATAGACGACCTTACGCATGTGAGGGACCAGAGTAAAGATACGCAAGGGGCGGACGCACCGCAGAATCATCAGCAGTTGAGCTCCAGAGTTCGGAGGAACGCTTCGCGGCATCCAGCAGAGGAATACCAGGCTCACCTGTTAAATCATTAAAGCGATTTCGGTTCTACTGTTATCTCCAATGGACAAGTCCTTTTTCGGTAACTTACCACGTAGATGAAGACATCGAGAATCGAAGCAACGTCTTTAATATACGCTTTTGGAGTAAAGAAGAGACCGTCGGCCAGAATCTTTAAGGCCAACTCGATGCTCATGAAGATAACGAAACCATACTCGGCTATTTGGAGAGCCGGTACCTCCATTACCCTATACTTGGGAGTCTCGAACATCATGGATATGCAAGAGAATGTTGTCGCCAGTATCATCACCCAGTCTAAGTAAGTGACTAGTCCAAGGAAATTGCTGCAAGTATTTAATAACATCGTTACTTTGACCTTGCAGTTGACTATGAAGCTAAAGATAAATATACGTACTGCAAACTCTTGTACTGAACCTTCCTCTCCTTGCCAGTCAA
The sequence above is a segment of the Nasonia vitripennis strain AsymCx chromosome 3, Nvit_psr_1.1, whole genome shotgun sequence genome. Coding sequences within it:
- the LOC100115910 gene encoding DNA replication licensing factor Mcm3, producing MDNFEEDQRSKDLENQYSNFLDDEQDQGTYTGLVKNMIEEKKYRLIVNINDLRKKNPERAASLLNSSFEELIPFQKALKNCVSVIDTEYAKGNTEFFVGFEGSFGNKHTTPRTLTSKYLGNMVCVEGIVVKCSLVRPKVVRSVHYCSVTESIVERAYSDLTSFEAFPASAVYPTQDEDGNPLETEYGISTYKDHQTLTIQEMPEKAPAGQLPRSVDVVCDDDLVDLCKPGDRIQVVGNYRCLPAKKNGYTSGAFRTVLIANNISQLSKEAELHISHDDVTLCKNLSKSKAQKNIFELLSKSLAPSIHGHEYVKKAILCLLLGGTEKILANGTRLRGDINVLLIGDPSVAKSQLLRYVLSIAPRAITTTGRGSSGVGLTAAVTSDTETGERRLEAGAMVLADRGVICIDEFDKMSDIDRTAIHEVMEQGRVTIAKAGIHASLNARCSVLAAANPVYGRYDQYKSPMENIGLQDSLLSRFDLLFVMLDTIDADVDHIISDFVVRMHRYRNPAEQEGEALPFNVGLEYLSTKNPDAEDLQEEETQVYETYDPLLHGKSRKKSDQILTVKFMRKYIHIARCMKPKLTEEACQCITEEYSRLRSEEGVEDNVARTQPITPRTLETMIRLSTAHAKARLSKNVTKEDARAAIALVQYAYFKKVLDKDKKRRRKDSEADSDIEDEVEEAHRKPKRTKKQNPPPGEPGHDPYAYDEDDDDYSHVDQVVEQAMRDQTKPLPKGTQDAVTKVASQEIDSQRMQEFTKLLLKMFQEKRTDNLTLNDVHEHANSKMSSPFSEDEIKAALHKMSDENKIMVADDNIILI